The proteins below are encoded in one region of Mangifera indica cultivar Alphonso chromosome 7, CATAS_Mindica_2.1, whole genome shotgun sequence:
- the LOC123221279 gene encoding serine/threonine-protein phosphatase PP1 isozyme 3-like, which yields MEQGVIDDIINRLLEVRGRPGKQVQLSESEIRQLCVLSRDIFLKQPNLLELEAPIKICGDIHGQYSDLLRLFEYGGLPPRANYLFLGDYVDRGKQSLETICLLLAYKIKYPENFFLLRGNHECASINRIYGFYDECKRRFNVRLWKTFTDCFNCLPVAALIDEKILCMHGGLSPDLHNLYQIRSIARPTDVPDTGLLCDLLWSDPSKDIQGWGMNDRGVSYTFGPDKVTEFLQKHDLDLICRAHQVVEDGYEFFASRQLVTIFSAPNYCGEFDNAGAMMSVDDTLMCSFQILKPSDKRSKFGFGSTTAKLGNPSAGGFGSTTTTKPGNTPAGVKAFLGTKV from the exons atggaacAAGGAGTTATTGATGATATAATCAATCGGTTATTAGAGGTTCGGGGCCGACCCGGAAAGCAGGTCCAGTTATCGGAGTCCGAGATCCGCCAACTTTGTGTTCTGTCTAGAGATATTTTTCTGAAACAGCCTAATTTGTTAGAACTTGAAGCTCCCATCAAGATTTGTG GTGACATCCATGGTCAATATTCTGATCTCTTAAGGCTTTTTGAGTATGGTGGTTTGCCGCCACGAGCCAATTACTTATTTTTGGGCGATTATGTGGACCGTGGCAAGCAAAGTCTGGAGACAATATGTCTTCTTCttgcatataaaataaaatatcctgAAAATTTTTTCCTGTTGAGAGGGAACCATGAATGTGCGTCTATAAACCGCATCTATGGTTTTTATGATGAGTGTAAGAGAAGATTCAATGTTAGGTTATGGAAGACATTTACAGACTGTTTCAACTGTCTACCAGTGGCTGCTTTAATTGATGAGAAGATTCTCTGCATGCATGGGGGCCTTTCTCCAGACCTACATAATTTGTATCAAATTAGAAGTATAGCACGTCCAACTGATGTACCGGATACAGGTTTGCTTTGCGATCTTCTCTGGTCAGATCCCAGCAAAGATATTCAAGGTTGGGGAATGAATGATAGAGGAGTTTCATATACTTTTGGTCCTGACAAAGTGACGGAGTTTCTTCAGAAGCATGATCTTGATCTCATTTGTCGTGCTCACCAG GTCGTGGAGGATGGATATGAGTTCTTTGCCAGTCGACAACTTGTAACCATATTTTCAGCTCCTAATTATTGTGGAGAGTTTGACAATGCTGGTGCCATGATGAGTGTTGATGATACATTGATGTGCTCTTTCCAAATACTAAAACCTTCAGATAAAAGGTCAAAGTTTGGTTTTGGAAGCACTACAGCAAAGCTTGGAAACCCTTCAGCAGGTGGTTTTGGGAGCACAACTACTACTAAGCCGGGAAATACACCAGCAGGAGTCAAG GCCTTCCTTGGTACCAAGGTATGA